A region from the Andrena cerasifolii isolate SP2316 chromosome 9, iyAndCera1_principal, whole genome shotgun sequence genome encodes:
- the LOC143373031 gene encoding protein lin-9 homolog isoform X3: MLHNLRESAETLLSIKNGGYPSIDEIKTEIIDDDIMDMDDQHISNNSTDSHMDTEEFDPIPELGPAALGLQRVGTQPPPKPNPPVQPVQVLNRRGMPARIRKKNKLFYDDILVNHPHHRIKKDPSHPDTKQSPKKIPRPSPAKKQNRISHEPRKNNNMLIQPSTPTMTPIKQEKEPDRPLQPSSPDRKIGQKIGMRLRNLLKLPKAHKWVCYEWFYSNIDKTLFEGDNDFMICLKESFPQLKTRKLTRVEWCKIRRMMGKPRRCSQSFFEEERRELERKRQKIRMLQQRKAADINSFKDLPSEIPLQLVIGTKVTARLRKPQDGLFTGSIDAVDTSNNTYRITFERAGLGTHSVPDYEVLSNEPPETISVASFAQKFRPRHVQYVPSPPYAMKLMSPRLNSDPLISNASVSLPKKSHIGGTMNGYPLKLLEFMVKVNKILAAKKIKIKKLKEMNCEAEKRRSFGEPLPTDFERRYAGIVVELEKMNTALQDFLNDVQELCQEMAPEPSVAAMLAPSHLREKCRQEAADMVARNNIINDKEPGKMNQLVTDLTALMLQVKSLSDSDRNAYELKVLQGTMEQIRSKLSPQNQQVFQNCVEIHMQHIQLGLGQRGALTPFMAQRA, encoded by the exons ATGCTTCACAATCTTC GTGAATCTGCTGAGACGCTGTTGTCTATAAAAAATGGAGGCTACCCGTCGATTGATGAAATCAAGACTGAAATAATTGACGATGATATAATGGATATGGATGATCAACATATATCGAATAATTCGACGGATTCGCACATGGATACGGAGGAATTTGATCCAATCCCCGAGCTTGGTCCCGCAGCTTTAGGTCTCCAAAGAGTGGGCACTCAACCTCCGCCGAAACCGAATCCTCCTGTTCAACCGGTTCAAGTTTTAAACCGGAGAGGGATGCCTGCGAGAATAAGGAAAAAGAATAAATTGTTCTATGATGATATACTTGTCAATCATCCTCATCATAG AATCAAAAAAGATCCATCGCATCCAGACACCAAACAATCTCCTAAAAAAATACCTAGACCTTCTCCAGCGAAAAAGCAAAATAGAATATCCCATGAACCAAGGAAGAATAATAATATGTTAATTCAACCATCAACGCCAACAATGACCCCGATTAAACAAGAGAAAGAACCTGATAGACCATTACAACCTTCGTCTCCAGACCGTAAAATTGGACAAAAGATTGGTATGCGATTaagaaatttattgaaattacCAAAAGCACACAAATGGGTTTGTTACGAGTGGTTTTATAGTAACATTGATAA GACACTATTTGAGGGCGATAATGATTTTATGATATGCTTGAAAGAATCATTTCCACAATTAAAAACTCGGAAATTAACTCGCGTCGAGTGGTGTAAGATAAGAAGAATGATGGGCAAACCACGAAGGTGTTCGCAATCGTTTTTCGAAGAAGAAAGACGAGAGCTGGAAAGAAAAAGGCAAAAGATTCGAATGCTACAGCAAAGAAAAGCTGCGGATATTAATAGTTTCAAAGACTTACCTTCGGAAATACCATTGCAATTGGTAATAGGAACCAAAGTTACGGCAAGACTGAGAAAACCACAGGATGGGTTATTCACTGGAAGTATCGATGCAGTGGATACTAGTAATAATACTTATAGAATTACGTTCGAACGAGCTGGACTTGGAACACACAGTGTCCCAGATTACGAAGTATTG TCAAATGAGCCTCCGGAAACAATAAGCGTTGCCTCGTTTGCACAGAAGTTTAGGCCTAGACACGTACAATACGTACCATCTCCACCTTACGCGATGAAGTTAATGTCTCCACGCCTGAACAGTGATCCGTTAATATCTAATGCTTCTGTGTCTTTACCAAAGAAATCTCATATTGGTGGAACGATGAATGGTTATCCCCTAAAGTTACTTGAATTTAtggtaaaagtaaataaaatactagctgctaaaaagataaaaattaagaagttaAAAGAGATGAATTGCGAGGCGGAGAAGAGACGATCTTTTGGAGAACCACTTCCAACGGATTTTGAAAGAAGATACGCGGG AATCGTGGTTGAATTAGAGAAGATGAATACTGCTCTCCAAGACTTTCTTAACGATGTCCAAGAATTATGTCAAGAAATGGCTCCTGAACCCAGCGTGGCAGCTATGCTTGCCCCATCTCACCTTCGTGAGAAATGTAGACAGGAAGCAGCAGATATGGTTGCTAGAAATAATATCATCAACGACAAAGAACCCGGGAAGATGAATCAATTAGTAACAGATTTAACAGCTCTTATGCTTCAAGTGAag AGCTTATCGGATTCAGATCGAAATGCATACGAGTTAAAAGTATTACAGGGCACTATGGAACAAATACGTTCAAAATTAAGTCCACAGAACCAACAAGTTTTTCAGAACTGTGTCGAAATACATATGCAGCATATACAATTAGGTCTTGGACAAAGAGGTGCTCTGACACCGTTTATGGCCCAAAGGGCTTag
- the LOC143373031 gene encoding protein lin-9 homolog isoform X4, protein MDMDDQHISNNSTDSHMDTEEFDPIPELGPAALGLQRVGTQPPPKPNPPVQPVQVLNRRGMPARIRKKNKLFYDDILVNHPHHRIKKDPSHPDTKQSPKKIPRPSPAKKQNRISHEPRKNNNMLIQPSTPTMTPIKQEKEPDRPLQPSSPDRKIGQKIGMRLRNLLKLPKAHKWVCYEWFYSNIDKTLFEGDNDFMICLKESFPQLKTRKLTRVEWCKIRRMMGKPRRCSQSFFEEERRELERKRQKIRMLQQRKAADINSFKDLPSEIPLQLVIGTKVTARLRKPQDGLFTGSIDAVDTSNNTYRITFERAGLGTHSVPDYEVLSNEPPETISVASFAQKFRPRHVQYVPSPPYAMKLMSPRLNSDPLISNASVSLPKKSHIGGTMNGYPLKLLEFMVKVNKILAAKKIKIKKLKEMNCEAEKRRSFGEPLPTDFERRYAGIVVELEKMNTALQDFLNDVQELCQEMAPEPSVAAMLAPSHLREKCRQEAADMVARNNIINDKEPGKMNQLVTDLTALMLQVKSLSDSDRNAYELKVLQGTMEQIRSKLSPQNQQVFQNCVEIHMQHIQLGLGQRGALTPFMAQRA, encoded by the exons ATGGATATGGATGATCAACATATATCGAATAATTCGACGGATTCGCACATGGATACGGAGGAATTTGATCCAATCCCCGAGCTTGGTCCCGCAGCTTTAGGTCTCCAAAGAGTGGGCACTCAACCTCCGCCGAAACCGAATCCTCCTGTTCAACCGGTTCAAGTTTTAAACCGGAGAGGGATGCCTGCGAGAATAAGGAAAAAGAATAAATTGTTCTATGATGATATACTTGTCAATCATCCTCATCATAG AATCAAAAAAGATCCATCGCATCCAGACACCAAACAATCTCCTAAAAAAATACCTAGACCTTCTCCAGCGAAAAAGCAAAATAGAATATCCCATGAACCAAGGAAGAATAATAATATGTTAATTCAACCATCAACGCCAACAATGACCCCGATTAAACAAGAGAAAGAACCTGATAGACCATTACAACCTTCGTCTCCAGACCGTAAAATTGGACAAAAGATTGGTATGCGATTaagaaatttattgaaattacCAAAAGCACACAAATGGGTTTGTTACGAGTGGTTTTATAGTAACATTGATAA GACACTATTTGAGGGCGATAATGATTTTATGATATGCTTGAAAGAATCATTTCCACAATTAAAAACTCGGAAATTAACTCGCGTCGAGTGGTGTAAGATAAGAAGAATGATGGGCAAACCACGAAGGTGTTCGCAATCGTTTTTCGAAGAAGAAAGACGAGAGCTGGAAAGAAAAAGGCAAAAGATTCGAATGCTACAGCAAAGAAAAGCTGCGGATATTAATAGTTTCAAAGACTTACCTTCGGAAATACCATTGCAATTGGTAATAGGAACCAAAGTTACGGCAAGACTGAGAAAACCACAGGATGGGTTATTCACTGGAAGTATCGATGCAGTGGATACTAGTAATAATACTTATAGAATTACGTTCGAACGAGCTGGACTTGGAACACACAGTGTCCCAGATTACGAAGTATTG TCAAATGAGCCTCCGGAAACAATAAGCGTTGCCTCGTTTGCACAGAAGTTTAGGCCTAGACACGTACAATACGTACCATCTCCACCTTACGCGATGAAGTTAATGTCTCCACGCCTGAACAGTGATCCGTTAATATCTAATGCTTCTGTGTCTTTACCAAAGAAATCTCATATTGGTGGAACGATGAATGGTTATCCCCTAAAGTTACTTGAATTTAtggtaaaagtaaataaaatactagctgctaaaaagataaaaattaagaagttaAAAGAGATGAATTGCGAGGCGGAGAAGAGACGATCTTTTGGAGAACCACTTCCAACGGATTTTGAAAGAAGATACGCGGG AATCGTGGTTGAATTAGAGAAGATGAATACTGCTCTCCAAGACTTTCTTAACGATGTCCAAGAATTATGTCAAGAAATGGCTCCTGAACCCAGCGTGGCAGCTATGCTTGCCCCATCTCACCTTCGTGAGAAATGTAGACAGGAAGCAGCAGATATGGTTGCTAGAAATAATATCATCAACGACAAAGAACCCGGGAAGATGAATCAATTAGTAACAGATTTAACAGCTCTTATGCTTCAAGTGAag AGCTTATCGGATTCAGATCGAAATGCATACGAGTTAAAAGTATTACAGGGCACTATGGAACAAATACGTTCAAAATTAAGTCCACAGAACCAACAAGTTTTTCAGAACTGTGTCGAAATACATATGCAGCATATACAATTAGGTCTTGGACAAAGAGGTGCTCTGACACCGTTTATGGCCCAAAGGGCTTag
- the Nup50 gene encoding nuclear pore complex protein Nup50 isoform X2, which produces MTSKRTATTELNQENWNEEHEPEEAGTFIKASDDVLVKRVVKRAKRRLQASDDSHTRSAFGTFTGFKTATSPTTDSPFSFLANSCSPEVAPKTQIVINKPTPSNGASKGNENGTNKKAKSEVQATSTTTASKKSTSGQEDESIFKKSSAYFAKLKGLNESVAQWIKTHVDANPFCILTPIFKDYERYLKEIESKHGSETEKAIHTAEQSGPASDNKESSDTEKQLESSPFGGAILKSPPISSNWKPEKSIFSNISSGSTFIFGKSEHTMDGSKSVFSNTPQATDAQKSVFATAEHKPATKNIFGNVSSDKNPFLSKAPTVPDIKADDQDSKSDSKSTSSSFGTTNTFCFGQSSTTSNTTGFSFGSAKPFAFGAQAVKAQESEDKPQNEGKDEDEDEPPKTDIKPITEEGAIYEQRCKVYVKKDGDFTDRGVGILFLKPTPNDKTQLIVRAETSLGNLLLNTLLTESIPTKRMNKNTIMLVCLPKPESTPPPVPVLLRVKTEEDADALLNALNKHKK; this is translated from the exons ATGACAAGTAAAAGAACTGCTACTACAGAATTGAATCAGGAAAATTGGAACGAAGAACATGAACCCGAAGAAGCAGGGACGTTTATTAAGGCATCCGATGACGTGCTTGTAAAGAGAGTTGTGAAAAGAGCCAAGCGGCGATTACAAGCTTCAGAT GATTCTCATACAAGAAGCGCTTTCGGCACATTTACAGGCTTCAAGACAGCAACGTCACCGACAACTGATTCGCCATTTAGTTTTCTAGCTAACAGCTGTAGTCCCGAAGTGGCGCCAAAGACACAGATTGTCATTAATAAGCCTACGCCGAGTAACGGAGCCTCTAAGGGCAACGAAAATGGCACAAATAAGAAAGCGAAGTCTGAAGTACAAGCAACGTCTACTACAACTGCAAGCAAGAAGAGCACTTCGGGACAGGAAGATgaaagtatatttaaaaaatcttcaGCATATTTTGCCAAGTTGAAAGGATTGAACGAGAGTGTAGCGCAATGGATAAAAACTCACGTGGACGCAAATCCATTTTGTATTCtaacacctatttttaaagattatgAAAGGTACCTTAAAGAAATCGAATCGAAGCATGGAAGCGAGACCGAAAAAGCAATTCACACAGCGGAGCAATCTGGGCCTGCCAGCGATAATAAAGAGAGTTCGGACACAGAAAAGCAGCTCGAGAGCTCGCCATTTGGAGGAGCAATTCTAAAATCTCCTCCAATTTCAAGCAATTGGAAACCAGAGAAGTCAATTTTCAGCAATATTAGCTCAGGTTCTACATTTATATTTGGTAAATCGGAGCATACTATGGATGGTAGTAAATCCGTTTTTAGTAATACACCGCAAGCTACAGATGCGCAGAAATCTGTCTTTGCTACCGCTGAACACAAGCCTGccactaaaaatatatttgggaATGTTAGTTCTGATAAAAATCCGTTTCTTAGTAAAGCCCCCACTGTGCCAGATATTAAAGCAGACGATCAAGACTCAAAGTCAGATTCAAAATCTACTAGTAGTTCATTTGGCACAACAAATACTTTTTGTTTCGGGCAAAGTTCTACTACTAGCAACACAACTGGTTTTAGTTTTGGAAG TGCCAAACCGTTTGCATTTGGGGCTCAAGCCGTGAAAGCACAGGAGTCTGAAGATAAGCCACAGAATGAAGGGaaagatgaagatgaagatgaaCCACCAAAAACAGACATTAAGCCAATAACAGAAGAAGGTGCCATATATGAACAAAG ATGTAAAGTTTACGTGAAGAAAGATGGTGATTTTACTGATAGAGGTGTTGGGATATTGTTCTTAAAACCAACGCCAAATGATAAAACACAGTTAATAGTACGCGCGGAAACCTCTTTGGGAAATTTACTGCTCAACACTTTATTAACTGAAAGTATTCCAACAAAACGTATGAATAAAAACACAATAATGCTGGTTTGTTTACCAAAACCTGAATCTACCCCGCCACCGGTGCCGGTCTTGTTAAGAGTAAAAACAGAGGAAGATGCAGATGCATTGCTCAACGCGCTCAATAAACATAAGAAGTAA
- the LOC143373031 gene encoding protein lin-9 homolog isoform X1, which translates to MTVPDVPYTDNFIRESAETLLSIKNGGYPSIDEIKTEIIDDDIMDMDDQHISNNSTDSHMDTEEFDPIPELGPAALGLQRVGTQPPPKPNPPVQPVQVLNRRGMPARIRKKNKLFYDDILVNHPHHRIKKDPSHPDTKQSPKKIPRPSPAKKQNRISHEPRKNNNMLIQPSTPTMTPIKQEKEPDRPLQPSSPDRKIGQKIGMRLRNLLKLPKAHKWVCYEWFYSNIDKTLFEGDNDFMICLKESFPQLKTRKLTRVEWCKIRRMMGKPRRCSQSFFEEERRELERKRQKIRMLQQRKAADINSFKDLPSEIPLQLVIGTKVTARLRKPQDGLFTGSIDAVDTSNNTYRITFERAGLGTHSVPDYEVLSNEPPETISVASFAQKFRPRHVQYVPSPPYAMKLMSPRLNSDPLISNASVSLPKKSHIGGTMNGYPLKLLEFMVKVNKILAAKKIKIKKLKEMNCEAEKRRSFGEPLPTDFERRYAGIVVELEKMNTALQDFLNDVQELCQEMAPEPSVAAMLAPSHLREKCRQEAADMVARNNIINDKEPGKMNQLVTDLTALMLQVKSLSDSDRNAYELKVLQGTMEQIRSKLSPQNQQVFQNCVEIHMQHIQLGLGQRGALTPFMAQRA; encoded by the exons atgactGTACCCGATGTTCCATACACCGATAATTTTATAC GTGAATCTGCTGAGACGCTGTTGTCTATAAAAAATGGAGGCTACCCGTCGATTGATGAAATCAAGACTGAAATAATTGACGATGATATAATGGATATGGATGATCAACATATATCGAATAATTCGACGGATTCGCACATGGATACGGAGGAATTTGATCCAATCCCCGAGCTTGGTCCCGCAGCTTTAGGTCTCCAAAGAGTGGGCACTCAACCTCCGCCGAAACCGAATCCTCCTGTTCAACCGGTTCAAGTTTTAAACCGGAGAGGGATGCCTGCGAGAATAAGGAAAAAGAATAAATTGTTCTATGATGATATACTTGTCAATCATCCTCATCATAG AATCAAAAAAGATCCATCGCATCCAGACACCAAACAATCTCCTAAAAAAATACCTAGACCTTCTCCAGCGAAAAAGCAAAATAGAATATCCCATGAACCAAGGAAGAATAATAATATGTTAATTCAACCATCAACGCCAACAATGACCCCGATTAAACAAGAGAAAGAACCTGATAGACCATTACAACCTTCGTCTCCAGACCGTAAAATTGGACAAAAGATTGGTATGCGATTaagaaatttattgaaattacCAAAAGCACACAAATGGGTTTGTTACGAGTGGTTTTATAGTAACATTGATAA GACACTATTTGAGGGCGATAATGATTTTATGATATGCTTGAAAGAATCATTTCCACAATTAAAAACTCGGAAATTAACTCGCGTCGAGTGGTGTAAGATAAGAAGAATGATGGGCAAACCACGAAGGTGTTCGCAATCGTTTTTCGAAGAAGAAAGACGAGAGCTGGAAAGAAAAAGGCAAAAGATTCGAATGCTACAGCAAAGAAAAGCTGCGGATATTAATAGTTTCAAAGACTTACCTTCGGAAATACCATTGCAATTGGTAATAGGAACCAAAGTTACGGCAAGACTGAGAAAACCACAGGATGGGTTATTCACTGGAAGTATCGATGCAGTGGATACTAGTAATAATACTTATAGAATTACGTTCGAACGAGCTGGACTTGGAACACACAGTGTCCCAGATTACGAAGTATTG TCAAATGAGCCTCCGGAAACAATAAGCGTTGCCTCGTTTGCACAGAAGTTTAGGCCTAGACACGTACAATACGTACCATCTCCACCTTACGCGATGAAGTTAATGTCTCCACGCCTGAACAGTGATCCGTTAATATCTAATGCTTCTGTGTCTTTACCAAAGAAATCTCATATTGGTGGAACGATGAATGGTTATCCCCTAAAGTTACTTGAATTTAtggtaaaagtaaataaaatactagctgctaaaaagataaaaattaagaagttaAAAGAGATGAATTGCGAGGCGGAGAAGAGACGATCTTTTGGAGAACCACTTCCAACGGATTTTGAAAGAAGATACGCGGG AATCGTGGTTGAATTAGAGAAGATGAATACTGCTCTCCAAGACTTTCTTAACGATGTCCAAGAATTATGTCAAGAAATGGCTCCTGAACCCAGCGTGGCAGCTATGCTTGCCCCATCTCACCTTCGTGAGAAATGTAGACAGGAAGCAGCAGATATGGTTGCTAGAAATAATATCATCAACGACAAAGAACCCGGGAAGATGAATCAATTAGTAACAGATTTAACAGCTCTTATGCTTCAAGTGAag AGCTTATCGGATTCAGATCGAAATGCATACGAGTTAAAAGTATTACAGGGCACTATGGAACAAATACGTTCAAAATTAAGTCCACAGAACCAACAAGTTTTTCAGAACTGTGTCGAAATACATATGCAGCATATACAATTAGGTCTTGGACAAAGAGGTGCTCTGACACCGTTTATGGCCCAAAGGGCTTag
- the Nup50 gene encoding nuclear pore complex protein Nup50 isoform X1, with translation MTSKRTATTELNQENWNEEHEPEEAGTFIKASDDVLVKRVVKRAKRRLQASDVNASPTSVFVILIYHYIVLLNTFQDSHTRSAFGTFTGFKTATSPTTDSPFSFLANSCSPEVAPKTQIVINKPTPSNGASKGNENGTNKKAKSEVQATSTTTASKKSTSGQEDESIFKKSSAYFAKLKGLNESVAQWIKTHVDANPFCILTPIFKDYERYLKEIESKHGSETEKAIHTAEQSGPASDNKESSDTEKQLESSPFGGAILKSPPISSNWKPEKSIFSNISSGSTFIFGKSEHTMDGSKSVFSNTPQATDAQKSVFATAEHKPATKNIFGNVSSDKNPFLSKAPTVPDIKADDQDSKSDSKSTSSSFGTTNTFCFGQSSTTSNTTGFSFGSAKPFAFGAQAVKAQESEDKPQNEGKDEDEDEPPKTDIKPITEEGAIYEQRCKVYVKKDGDFTDRGVGILFLKPTPNDKTQLIVRAETSLGNLLLNTLLTESIPTKRMNKNTIMLVCLPKPESTPPPVPVLLRVKTEEDADALLNALNKHKK, from the exons ATGACAAGTAAAAGAACTGCTACTACAGAATTGAATCAGGAAAATTGGAACGAAGAACATGAACCCGAAGAAGCAGGGACGTTTATTAAGGCATCCGATGACGTGCTTGTAAAGAGAGTTGTGAAAAGAGCCAAGCGGCGATTACAAGCTTCAGATGTAAATGCATCCCCTACCtctgtattcgttattttaatctATCATTATATCGTGCTTTTAAATACTTTTCAGGATTCTCATACAAGAAGCGCTTTCGGCACATTTACAGGCTTCAAGACAGCAACGTCACCGACAACTGATTCGCCATTTAGTTTTCTAGCTAACAGCTGTAGTCCCGAAGTGGCGCCAAAGACACAGATTGTCATTAATAAGCCTACGCCGAGTAACGGAGCCTCTAAGGGCAACGAAAATGGCACAAATAAGAAAGCGAAGTCTGAAGTACAAGCAACGTCTACTACAACTGCAAGCAAGAAGAGCACTTCGGGACAGGAAGATgaaagtatatttaaaaaatcttcaGCATATTTTGCCAAGTTGAAAGGATTGAACGAGAGTGTAGCGCAATGGATAAAAACTCACGTGGACGCAAATCCATTTTGTATTCtaacacctatttttaaagattatgAAAGGTACCTTAAAGAAATCGAATCGAAGCATGGAAGCGAGACCGAAAAAGCAATTCACACAGCGGAGCAATCTGGGCCTGCCAGCGATAATAAAGAGAGTTCGGACACAGAAAAGCAGCTCGAGAGCTCGCCATTTGGAGGAGCAATTCTAAAATCTCCTCCAATTTCAAGCAATTGGAAACCAGAGAAGTCAATTTTCAGCAATATTAGCTCAGGTTCTACATTTATATTTGGTAAATCGGAGCATACTATGGATGGTAGTAAATCCGTTTTTAGTAATACACCGCAAGCTACAGATGCGCAGAAATCTGTCTTTGCTACCGCTGAACACAAGCCTGccactaaaaatatatttgggaATGTTAGTTCTGATAAAAATCCGTTTCTTAGTAAAGCCCCCACTGTGCCAGATATTAAAGCAGACGATCAAGACTCAAAGTCAGATTCAAAATCTACTAGTAGTTCATTTGGCACAACAAATACTTTTTGTTTCGGGCAAAGTTCTACTACTAGCAACACAACTGGTTTTAGTTTTGGAAG TGCCAAACCGTTTGCATTTGGGGCTCAAGCCGTGAAAGCACAGGAGTCTGAAGATAAGCCACAGAATGAAGGGaaagatgaagatgaagatgaaCCACCAAAAACAGACATTAAGCCAATAACAGAAGAAGGTGCCATATATGAACAAAG ATGTAAAGTTTACGTGAAGAAAGATGGTGATTTTACTGATAGAGGTGTTGGGATATTGTTCTTAAAACCAACGCCAAATGATAAAACACAGTTAATAGTACGCGCGGAAACCTCTTTGGGAAATTTACTGCTCAACACTTTATTAACTGAAAGTATTCCAACAAAACGTATGAATAAAAACACAATAATGCTGGTTTGTTTACCAAAACCTGAATCTACCCCGCCACCGGTGCCGGTCTTGTTAAGAGTAAAAACAGAGGAAGATGCAGATGCATTGCTCAACGCGCTCAATAAACATAAGAAGTAA
- the LOC143373031 gene encoding protein lin-9 homolog isoform X2 gives MAEMIESESAETLLSIKNGGYPSIDEIKTEIIDDDIMDMDDQHISNNSTDSHMDTEEFDPIPELGPAALGLQRVGTQPPPKPNPPVQPVQVLNRRGMPARIRKKNKLFYDDILVNHPHHRIKKDPSHPDTKQSPKKIPRPSPAKKQNRISHEPRKNNNMLIQPSTPTMTPIKQEKEPDRPLQPSSPDRKIGQKIGMRLRNLLKLPKAHKWVCYEWFYSNIDKTLFEGDNDFMICLKESFPQLKTRKLTRVEWCKIRRMMGKPRRCSQSFFEEERRELERKRQKIRMLQQRKAADINSFKDLPSEIPLQLVIGTKVTARLRKPQDGLFTGSIDAVDTSNNTYRITFERAGLGTHSVPDYEVLSNEPPETISVASFAQKFRPRHVQYVPSPPYAMKLMSPRLNSDPLISNASVSLPKKSHIGGTMNGYPLKLLEFMVKVNKILAAKKIKIKKLKEMNCEAEKRRSFGEPLPTDFERRYAGIVVELEKMNTALQDFLNDVQELCQEMAPEPSVAAMLAPSHLREKCRQEAADMVARNNIINDKEPGKMNQLVTDLTALMLQVKSLSDSDRNAYELKVLQGTMEQIRSKLSPQNQQVFQNCVEIHMQHIQLGLGQRGALTPFMAQRA, from the exons ATGGCGGAGATGATTGAAA GTGAATCTGCTGAGACGCTGTTGTCTATAAAAAATGGAGGCTACCCGTCGATTGATGAAATCAAGACTGAAATAATTGACGATGATATAATGGATATGGATGATCAACATATATCGAATAATTCGACGGATTCGCACATGGATACGGAGGAATTTGATCCAATCCCCGAGCTTGGTCCCGCAGCTTTAGGTCTCCAAAGAGTGGGCACTCAACCTCCGCCGAAACCGAATCCTCCTGTTCAACCGGTTCAAGTTTTAAACCGGAGAGGGATGCCTGCGAGAATAAGGAAAAAGAATAAATTGTTCTATGATGATATACTTGTCAATCATCCTCATCATAG AATCAAAAAAGATCCATCGCATCCAGACACCAAACAATCTCCTAAAAAAATACCTAGACCTTCTCCAGCGAAAAAGCAAAATAGAATATCCCATGAACCAAGGAAGAATAATAATATGTTAATTCAACCATCAACGCCAACAATGACCCCGATTAAACAAGAGAAAGAACCTGATAGACCATTACAACCTTCGTCTCCAGACCGTAAAATTGGACAAAAGATTGGTATGCGATTaagaaatttattgaaattacCAAAAGCACACAAATGGGTTTGTTACGAGTGGTTTTATAGTAACATTGATAA GACACTATTTGAGGGCGATAATGATTTTATGATATGCTTGAAAGAATCATTTCCACAATTAAAAACTCGGAAATTAACTCGCGTCGAGTGGTGTAAGATAAGAAGAATGATGGGCAAACCACGAAGGTGTTCGCAATCGTTTTTCGAAGAAGAAAGACGAGAGCTGGAAAGAAAAAGGCAAAAGATTCGAATGCTACAGCAAAGAAAAGCTGCGGATATTAATAGTTTCAAAGACTTACCTTCGGAAATACCATTGCAATTGGTAATAGGAACCAAAGTTACGGCAAGACTGAGAAAACCACAGGATGGGTTATTCACTGGAAGTATCGATGCAGTGGATACTAGTAATAATACTTATAGAATTACGTTCGAACGAGCTGGACTTGGAACACACAGTGTCCCAGATTACGAAGTATTG TCAAATGAGCCTCCGGAAACAATAAGCGTTGCCTCGTTTGCACAGAAGTTTAGGCCTAGACACGTACAATACGTACCATCTCCACCTTACGCGATGAAGTTAATGTCTCCACGCCTGAACAGTGATCCGTTAATATCTAATGCTTCTGTGTCTTTACCAAAGAAATCTCATATTGGTGGAACGATGAATGGTTATCCCCTAAAGTTACTTGAATTTAtggtaaaagtaaataaaatactagctgctaaaaagataaaaattaagaagttaAAAGAGATGAATTGCGAGGCGGAGAAGAGACGATCTTTTGGAGAACCACTTCCAACGGATTTTGAAAGAAGATACGCGGG AATCGTGGTTGAATTAGAGAAGATGAATACTGCTCTCCAAGACTTTCTTAACGATGTCCAAGAATTATGTCAAGAAATGGCTCCTGAACCCAGCGTGGCAGCTATGCTTGCCCCATCTCACCTTCGTGAGAAATGTAGACAGGAAGCAGCAGATATGGTTGCTAGAAATAATATCATCAACGACAAAGAACCCGGGAAGATGAATCAATTAGTAACAGATTTAACAGCTCTTATGCTTCAAGTGAag AGCTTATCGGATTCAGATCGAAATGCATACGAGTTAAAAGTATTACAGGGCACTATGGAACAAATACGTTCAAAATTAAGTCCACAGAACCAACAAGTTTTTCAGAACTGTGTCGAAATACATATGCAGCATATACAATTAGGTCTTGGACAAAGAGGTGCTCTGACACCGTTTATGGCCCAAAGGGCTTag